GACGATGGGGCTGTGGGGCAGCGCCAACCTCGTCACCAGCGCGTTTTCTCCCGCCCTGGTCGAGCCGATGATCGATCGGGCCGGCCCCGGCGCGGCGTACATCGCCGCGGCGGTCGCTGGCCTGGTCGGCCTTGGTCTCACGCGCCTCGTTCCCGAGCCGGCGCCGGCGCGCGCCAGCGCCGCGCGCAACATTCCTCTGCTGGTGGTGCTGCGCCGACCGTCGACGCTGCGGATGATCGTGATCGTCATGCTGGCCGGGGTGGCGTACGGCGCGATGTTCACCTTTCACCAACCGATGGCGCTGGGCCTGGGCATCCGCAACGTGCGCGGCTTCTTCATCGCCTACACCGCCGGCGCGCTGGGCGTGCGCCTGGTGATGGGGCCGGTGATGGATCGGGTGGGCGCCTACCGCATGACCGCGCTGGCCCTGGGCGCGTACGCCGCCGTCGTGGCCGCGATGAGCCTGCTCGCGCCTGGCCGACTAACGATCTTCGGCGGCCTTTTTGGCGTCGCCCACGGCGTGCTGTTCCCGTCGTTCATGGCCCTGGTGGTGGCCAGCGCGGCGCCGGAAGAGCGCGGCCGCTTGCTGACAGTGTGGAACGGATCGTTCGCCGCTGGATCGATCGTCGCTCTGCCGCTGGGCGCGCTGGCGGCCCAGGTGGGCTATCCGTCGGTGTTCATCGCCACCGGGTGCGCTACCTTCGCTGGCCTGGGCGTCCTTTTGCGCTGGCCGCCGGCTCCATATCGGCCAGCGGCGACGGCGACGGCATGACCGCGCCCGCCGCGCATGCTAGGGATCGGCGGGTGAAGATCAGCAAGATTGGCCTTTTGGCTTTGCTGCTGTCGGTGGGCGCGCTGGCCGCCTGCTGGTACGCGTTCGATATGCTGCACGATCAGCGCGCCGAGCTCGGTGAGCTGCGCCAGAAGGTGGCCGACGTCGGTCCCTCGGTCGAAAAGTTCAAGGGCTCGGTGCGCGACATGGGCCGCGATCTGGCGGCGCTGGTGCTGGACGAAGTGGACCTGACCAAGGCCGGCTGGCAGCCGATCGGCCGCGGCTTCTTCGTCATCGACGTCGGCGCCGAGCACCAGCCGGACGGTCTCAAGATCCACGGCAAAGTGATCAACACCTCCGCGCTGACCCACGAATCGCTGCTGTTCCGGGTCAAGGTTGGCACCGGCGCGGCGCCATTCACGTTGCCCAAGGCCGCGCCCGGCGTGGCCCTCCCGTTCGAGGTGGTGGTCAGCGGCGTGCCGCCGGGCGCGCCTTTGAAGGCCTTCATCACCCTCGAAACCTCGACCATCTCGTTCGCCAGCACGTCGTCCAAATCGACGCCGTCCAAGGACTCGCTGGACCCCGAAAAGCTGCTGCGCTGACCCCACCCCGCGCTGCCACAAGACCGGCGCGCCGGTGGCCACAAACCCGACACGGCTTTGCGGACCGTGGGCACTTCTTGCCCGGCGAGGGTCGCCGCTAGGCAATTCCCTCCCATAAGTTACGGGAAGGACGTCCGAATTTTCGCGCCAAAAGGCTGGCGCGGTGGTTGGCCCGGGCCTTGCTCATCAGGCATCCCGAGTCACGAAAGCGCTCTCGGGCGCACCAACCACACCCACCATCACGAGGGAGAAACGGATCTGCCATGGGAATGTCGATCAAAACCAACATCAGTTCTTTGGAAGCCCAAAAGAACCTCATGAACACCGAGAACGCTCTCGACAGTTCATTGGGCAAGCTGTCTTCGGGCTTCCGGATCACCAAGGCTTCAGACGATGCGGCCGGCCTGGCGATCTCCGTCAACCTCGGCGCGCAGATTGCCAGCTACGGTCAAGCGATCCGCAACGCCAACGACGCCCTCAACGTCATCCAGACGGCCGAGTCGTCGATGAACGAATCGCAGAACATCATCACCCGTCTGCGCGAGCTGGCGTCGGAAGCGGCGTCGTCCGGCATCGGCAACACCGAGCGCGGGTACATCCAGAACGAGGTCAACGCCCTGACCTCGGAAATCGACCGTATCGCCAACGCCACCGAGTACAACGGCGTCTCGCTGATCAACTCGTCCATCGCGCTGACCTTCCAGGTCGGTATCCGCAACGTGGCCCTCAACGATCAGATCACGGTCAGCACCGCCAACGCCACCACGGCCGCATTGGGCCTCAACGGCCTCAGCTTCACCACCCTGACCGGCGCCGAGGCGGCCCTGTCGATCCTCGACGACGCCATGCAGACCATCTCGGCGGCGCGCGCCACCATGGGCGCCCAGTCGAACCGCATGCAGTCGGTCATCAACACGGCGACCACCGAATCGGTCAGCCTCTCGGCGGCGCAAAGCCGTATTCGCGACGTCGACGTGGCCGAAGAAACCTCGAACCTGTCCCGTCAGCAGATCCTCATGCAGGCCGGCGTCTCGGTTCTCGCCCAGGCGAACCAGGTCCCGCAGGCCGCGCTGAAGCTGATCAGCGGTTAGTCCGCGGTCCGCGGATCCGCGCCTCCCGTGACTCTGCTTTCATCGGCGCGAGGATTGGCCCTCGCGCCGATGGGAAGCGCCAATCGGGATACGGCGCGCGGACCTAGACTTTTAGCTCTTTCAATTTTTCCCGTACCGCTTCGGCGTGACCTTTGGCGCTGACCTTCGGCCAATGGAAGGCCACCTTGCCTTGCGGGTCGATGATCACCGTGGAGCGAATGACGCCCATGCTGATCTTTCCGTAGAGATTTTTTTCGCCCCAGGCGCCGTACCGTTCGATGGTCTCGTGCGCCGGGTCGGACAGCAGACTGACTTTAAGCTTGTACTTGGCGATGAACTTCCGGTGGCGCTCGGTCGAGTCGGGGCTGCAGCCGTAGACGCTGGCCTCCAGTTTCTCGAAGTCCTTGAGCCCGTCGGTAAAGTCACAAGCCTCGATGGTGCAGCCGGGCGTGTCGTCTTTCGGATAAAAATAAAGAACCGCCCACCGCCCGCCCAGATCGGCCAGCTTCACGGTCTGGTCGTCCTGGTTCTTGAGGGAAAAACTCGGGGCTTTCTTGCCCACGGTCAGGGTCGACTCGGCCATGGCCGTTGTTTACCATACGGGCGCTGCATCGCTTCCATTTGCGACCGGATCGCGACAGGATTGTCGGCTGCCCGCCTGAATCTGATGAACGGCCGGTGCGCGGGCGTGTGGGGCCGGCCTTTTCGTGGGGTTTCCTTGGCGCATCCGTTGCTTAATCGTCGGCTTATCCAAGATCGTTTTCGCCGTCTCCCGGTTACGACCAGGCGACGGCCACCCTGGGCCCTCGGGCTGGTGGCCGCGACGGCCAGCGCCTGTCTGTTCACTGCGCCCATCAACATGCCGCCCACCATTCAGATCGTTTCCCCGCTGGTCATCTCGCGCGGTCAGCCGGCCACGTTCACGGCCACGGTGGCGGACGACCAGTCGCAGGCGCCTGATGTCTCGTGGGCGCGCACCGACGGCACCTGTCCCGACGCCGGCGATCGCACCCAGTGGCCAGCGTCGCGAACCAGCATCACGATGTTCACGGTCGACGGATCGATGACCAAGGCTCCGTTCTGCGTGTGGGCGGTGGCCACCGACAGCCACGGCGCCGCGCGCGCGGCTAACTTCGCGGCCACGCCGACCAACCACGCGCCCACTGCGGCCATCGACGTGGTCAGCCCGACGCAACCGCCCTATTCGTTTCTGTCCCAGTTTGTGCTGGCGGCGCACACCAACGACGTGGACATGGATTCGCTGACGGTGAACTGGAATCTGGGGGCCAAGCCGGTCGGCTCGCAGGCCATGATCGCCGCGTGCGACGGTAAGCCCAAAGATCAGTTCACCTGTCTGGCCGCCGACGTGCCCGGGGACTACCGCGTGGACCTGACCGCCGCCGACGCCAGCGACAAAGGCACCGCCAGCGTCTCCTTGACCGTCCTGGCCGATGCGTTGCCCTGTATCGACGTCACCATGCCCGACTATGCGTCGGGGCCCCAGGTACACCTGCTGGCCTCCGACGGCTCGGGCGCCGCCGACACCACCATCGACAATTTTTCCGTCCTGCGCGTCCTCGACGATCTGGACGGCTGGCCCAGCGACAGCAGCCAGCTTCATTTCACCTGGAGCACGGCCCGCAACACCGACCCACTGGTGTTCGTGGGGATCGGCGGCGCCACCTTCCCGCTGCCCACGCTGAGCTTTCGCATCGGCGACAAGGAGCGCGTGCGGGTGGAGATCGCCGACCGCAACAACAGCAAAGAGATCCAGGACGCGCTGACCGGTTGCAACGACCAGGACGCCTGCGTGGCGCCGGCCAGTCGCGCCTTTGGCAACCGCGCCGGATGCCTGCTGCGCGTGACCTGGAACGTGGAGTACCGATGAACGGGGAGGCGCGGCTGCGGATCGCGATGACGGTGACGCTGGCGGCGGTGGGGGCGGGTTGTTCAGCCTCAATTGCCAGCAGCGGCTACCCCGGCAGCGGAGGCGGGGCCAACGGCCCGGGCAGCGGCGGCTTCTCCGGCAACGGTGGCAATAGCGGCAGCGGCAGCGGCGGCACGACGGCAGGCGGATCGGGCGGCGCCGCCGCGGACGCAGCCACCGACGCTGGCGGCAACCCTGACGGAGGCGCCACGGACGCCGGGATAGGCTGCTACCTCAACCTTCTCCCGGCGCCGCCGCTGTCGTTCCAGGACAACATCGAGCGCAGCCCCACCCCGTTCCGCGTCCGCGCCCAGGCCAGCCCGCCGGTCGCCACCGATCAATGGATGTGGACGGTTATTTATCCTGACGCTTCGATCATGCACCCGCCGGCGGTGAACAACGATCCGACAGTGATCGAGTTCCCGCTGTCGATGAACGGTTCGTACAGCATCACCGCGCAGGTGAGCAACCGCCCGCAGTGCGTGCCGATCACCCGATCCTTCGCCGTCATCGACCCGCTGCCCACCGAATTCGCCTTCCGCGTCTTCCCGCCCGCCGCGCTGGCGCTGCCGGTGCAAGAGTTTCGCCTCACCCGCCAGAAACTGTCGAACGGCCTTTTGCTGGACGCGCAGGTGCAGCAGGTGAAGATCTTCGCCTACGACAACGTCGCGCAGGTGCTGCCGACCTATCTGCAGATCACCAGCCCAGGATCGACGCTGGTCATCGAAGGCAACACCCAGCATGGCCTGGTCAATGTGCCCTTGTTGTTGCAGCGCGAGTACGACCTTCTGCTGATCCCGTCCGGCGCCTTCGCACCCAAACTTCTCAGCGGCACCACCGCCACCCTGGCTGACGCCGCCAAGTCGCTGTCATTTGATCCGGGCATCACCGTCAGCGGGCAGGCGCAACGCAACGACGGCAGCCCGGTGGCCGGCGCGCGGCTGGTTTTGCGCGACGGCGCACGTCCGTCGACGGTGGGCATCAGCGACGGCAGCGGCGCCTTTTCGCTGCTGACCCGCGACGGCGCCCTGTCGCTGGAAATTGCCGCGCCAACCGGATCCGGGCTGCCGGACGCGCAAGTCAGCGCAGCGGCCGGGATCGTCCTGCCTGGCGCGGCCAGCGGGCTGACGCTGATCATGCGCTGGGCGGCGCTGCCCACCGGCGCGTTGAAGCTGACCATTCACAACAGCGATGGGACCACCGCTGCCGCTGGTGCCGCCGTGCACGCCGAGTTGACCACCCCGATCGCCGCGGCCGGCGTCCTGACGGTGCATTCGCCCGACGCGCCCACGGGGTCGGCTGACCTTTCCCTGACCGCCAGCGGCTCGGTGCGCGCCGACGCCGTCGCCGACAGCAGCGGTGCGATCACCTTTGCCACCTTGCCGTTGGGCCCCTATCGCCTGACCGTCACGCCGCCCGCTGGCGCC
The Polyangia bacterium DNA segment above includes these coding regions:
- a CDS encoding MFS transporter is translated as MIGGPARSEPPLFARPFLALLSVQFACGVSLSVFLLLPKILVARLHATPAYVGLVAAAFGLASVAVIPLVGARIDHARRVPMLAAACVVMIATSLGFLLVRDAGALAVILRGLQGTTWALIYSAGAALAAELAPPGRLAQTMGLWGSANLVTSAFSPALVEPMIDRAGPGAAYIAAAVAGLVGLGLTRLVPEPAPARASAARNIPLLVVLRRPSTLRMIVIVMLAGVAYGAMFTFHQPMALGLGIRNVRGFFIAYTAGALGVRLVMGPVMDRVGAYRMTALALGAYAAVVAAMSLLAPGRLTIFGGLFGVAHGVLFPSFMALVVASAAPEERGRLLTVWNGSFAAGSIVALPLGALAAQVGYPSVFIATGCATFAGLGVLLRWPPAPYRPAATATA
- a CDS encoding flagellin, with protein sequence MGMSIKTNISSLEAQKNLMNTENALDSSLGKLSSGFRITKASDDAAGLAISVNLGAQIASYGQAIRNANDALNVIQTAESSMNESQNIITRLRELASEAASSGIGNTERGYIQNEVNALTSEIDRIANATEYNGVSLINSSIALTFQVGIRNVALNDQITVSTANATTAALGLNGLSFTTLTGAEAALSILDDAMQTISAARATMGAQSNRMQSVINTATTESVSLSAAQSRIRDVDVAEETSNLSRQQILMQAGVSVLAQANQVPQAALKLISG
- a CDS encoding peroxiredoxin; the encoded protein is MAESTLTVGKKAPSFSLKNQDDQTVKLADLGGRWAVLYFYPKDDTPGCTIEACDFTDGLKDFEKLEASVYGCSPDSTERHRKFIAKYKLKVSLLSDPAHETIERYGAWGEKNLYGKISMGVIRSTVIIDPQGKVAFHWPKVSAKGHAEAVREKLKELKV